The Melitaea cinxia chromosome Z, ilMelCinx1.1, whole genome shotgun sequence genomic interval CGCCGTATAGTATTACGAGCTCTCGAGACAGACCGTCGCCGACTATGCTGATTATTGTAACGAATTCTTGGTCTTGACCTACTTCTCTCCATATCACGAATACGTAAACTTAATTTTGCAAGTTCAGCCAATATAAAAGAGTTGTCACTTGAGCTGGAACCGGTAGTATGAATTTCGGAAATATTCACAGGTCTTGAGGTTTCCATGACCTTATCGGCCATTATAGCAAATTTTTCGAGGTCTTTAACTTCACTTACAGCTAAAACAGCTCGTACAGAAGCAGGTAAATGACTTTGCCACATAATGAGAAGTGTTTCATCCGGTATTTTTCCACGTGCTAAGTCTCTCATTCGACGCAAAAGCTGTGAAGGCCTTTGGTCACCCAATTCCATTCCACtgagtaatttttgaaatttactgGTTTCCGATTCCTCGTACACCGCCAACAGACGAGCCTTCAAGGTTTCATATTTCTTTGTCTCCGGTGGATTCAAAAGTATATCGCTAACTTGTTGaataatgtctttatttaacttagtaacgattaaattaaattttgcatcGTCACTGAGCTTTTGT includes:
- the LOC123668917 gene encoding uncharacterized protein LOC123668917 → MTVLSTPQNEAVELASVTVSSRLPEFWCDQPRLWFVQSDAVLGPQKLSDDAKFNLIVTKLNKDIIQQVSDILLNPPETKKYETLKARLLAVYEESETSKFQKLLSGMELGDQRPSQLLRRMRDLARGKIPDETLLIMWQSHLPASVRAVLAVSEVKDLEKFAIMADKVMETSRPVNISEIHTTGSSSSDNSFILAELAKLSLRIRDMERSRSRPRIRYNNQHSRRRSVSRARNTIRRTPENADWFCYYHHRFQSRAKKCVEPCSWKKHNNSEN